The following coding sequences are from one Lolium rigidum isolate FL_2022 chromosome 6, APGP_CSIRO_Lrig_0.1, whole genome shotgun sequence window:
- the LOC124667912 gene encoding probable WRKY transcription factor 50, translating into MSSYSSLLSMRPVDQIGGYVDDGYNDADDDLVLAASYLSSFDFDLGEEYVSLPRAATAATFHAEQPAPAPPLGHSPQADADSYNSGKAASSSSDGLSYQESISKSFTSDGARSKGSKIAFKTRSEVEVLDDGYRWRKYGKKMVKNSPNPRNYYRCSSEECRVKKRVERERDDARFVITTYDGVHNHPAPLPPRGCAGYSLAQMHGLDTVKMHAVGAGDGGLQGSTPVTAPRTVQRDD; encoded by the exons ATGTCCTCGTACTCGTCGCTCCTCTCCATGCGTCCCGTCGATCAGATTGGCGGGTATGTGGACGACGGCTacaacgacgccgacgacgacttgGTGCTTGCCGCTAGCTACCTATCGTCCTTCGACTTCGACCTCGGCGAGGAGTATGTTTCCCTGCCGCGGGCAGCAACCGCAGCCACCTTCCACGCAGAgcagccggcgccggcgccgcccctcGGTCACTCACCGCAAGCCGACGCCGACAGCTACAACAGCGGCAAAGCAGCAAGTTCGAGTTCAGATGGACTCTCCTACCAAGAAAGTATCAGCAA GAGCTTCACGAGCGACGGCGCGAGGAGCAAAGGCAGCAAGATCGCGTTCAAGACGAGGTCGGAGGTGGAGGTGCTGGACGACGGCTACCGGTGGAGGAAGTATGGCAAGAAGATGGTCAAGAACAGCCCAAACCCAAG GAACTACTACCGCTGCTCCAGCGAGGAGTGCCGCGTGAAGAAGCGGGTGGAGCGGGAGCGGGACGACGCGCGCTTCGTCATCACCACCTACGACGGCGTCCACAACCACccggcgccgctgccgccgcggggGTGCGCCGGATACTCGCTGGCGCAGATGCACGGTCTCGACACCGTGAAGATGCACGCCGTCGGCGCAGGGGATGGCGGCCTGCAGGGCTCCACGCCCGTGACGGCGCCGCGCACTGTGCAGCGTGACGACTGA